From a single Couchioplanes caeruleus genomic region:
- the rsmA gene encoding 16S rRNA (adenine(1518)-N(6)/adenine(1519)-N(6))-dimethyltransferase RsmA, producing the protein MADALLGPAEIRELAARLGVAPTKKLGQNFVHDPNTVRRIVAAAGLTGDDVVLEVGPGLGSLTLGLLGAAAHVHAVEIDPALAAALPVTVADRADVAKLTVHPADALRVTADLFTPAPTMLVANLPYNVAVPVVLHLLATLPTLRGGLVMVQKEVADRLVAGPGSKVYGVPSVKLAWYADARAAGRVPPAVFWPVPNVDSGLVAFTCHEPVADVPRTVVFQVVDAAFAQRRKTLRAALAGWAGGADRAERLLVAAGISPQARGEALTVTQFAALAAAAIAQGHGGKLTRSGSRREEAES; encoded by the coding sequence ATGGCTGACGCACTGCTCGGCCCGGCGGAGATCCGGGAGCTCGCCGCGCGCCTCGGGGTGGCGCCGACGAAGAAGCTCGGCCAGAACTTCGTGCACGACCCGAACACCGTCCGGCGCATCGTCGCCGCGGCCGGCCTCACCGGCGACGACGTCGTGCTCGAGGTCGGGCCCGGGCTGGGCTCGCTGACCCTGGGGCTGCTCGGCGCGGCGGCGCACGTACACGCCGTGGAGATCGATCCCGCGCTGGCCGCCGCGCTGCCGGTGACCGTGGCCGATCGGGCCGACGTGGCCAAGCTGACCGTGCACCCGGCCGACGCCCTGCGGGTGACCGCGGACCTCTTCACGCCGGCGCCGACCATGCTCGTGGCGAATCTGCCGTACAACGTCGCCGTGCCGGTCGTGCTGCACCTGCTCGCCACCCTGCCCACGCTGCGCGGCGGGCTCGTCATGGTGCAGAAGGAGGTCGCCGACCGGCTGGTCGCCGGCCCGGGATCGAAGGTGTACGGCGTGCCCTCGGTGAAACTCGCCTGGTACGCGGACGCGCGCGCCGCGGGACGCGTACCCCCGGCGGTCTTCTGGCCCGTGCCCAACGTCGACTCCGGTCTCGTCGCCTTCACCTGTCACGAGCCGGTGGCCGACGTGCCGCGCACCGTCGTCTTCCAGGTCGTCGACGCCGCGTTCGCGCAGCGGCGCAAGACGCTGCGGGCGGCCCTCGCGGGGTGGGCCGGAGGCGCGGACCGGGCGGAGCGCCTGCTGGTGGCGGCGGGAATCTCCCCGCAGGCCCGCGGCGAGGCGCTGACCGTGACGCAGTTCGCGGCGCTCGCGGCTGCCGCGATCGCCCAGGGGCACGGCGGTAAGCTCACCCGGTCCGGCAGCCGGCGCGAGGAGGCGGAGTCGTGA
- a CDS encoding DUF4383 domain-containing protein: MAHYPLDHHLRQPYRFLAGAAGLYLSLFGVLGIAMTWGEPFLHRGSDWVLGLRTNPATAWLSTLVGLGVLAAVVLGGNVHHRVNVVLGWALIAYAMVLLAFLQTEANVLNVSMVNVIVLTLIGLVVLTAGLYGKVGERG; this comes from the coding sequence ATGGCTCACTACCCCCTCGACCACCACCTCCGTCAGCCGTACCGCTTCCTCGCCGGCGCCGCCGGGCTCTACCTCAGCCTCTTCGGGGTGCTCGGCATCGCCATGACCTGGGGTGAGCCGTTCCTGCACCGCGGCTCCGACTGGGTGCTGGGGCTGCGCACCAACCCGGCCACCGCCTGGCTGTCCACGCTGGTCGGGCTCGGGGTGCTGGCCGCCGTCGTGCTCGGCGGGAACGTGCACCACCGGGTCAACGTGGTGCTCGGCTGGGCGCTGATCGCGTACGCGATGGTGTTGCTGGCGTTCCTGCAGACCGAGGCGAACGTCCTCAACGTCTCCATGGTGAACGTCATCGTTCTGACCCTGATCGGCCTGGTCGTGCTGACCGCGGGGCTCTACGGCAAGGTCGGCGAGCGGGGCTGA
- a CDS encoding DUF4383 domain-containing protein: MAHTPVNHPLRPIYRALGALTGVYFIVFGIVGIIVNAGEGLFGADGGPVLGQQANMFWSIVALLVGAIVLVAAVLGRNSDTVVDKYFGWGLVGVGAYELAVLRTDANFLDFSVATVIVTWLLALVLIMAGQYSKVAPPSQAGAPRQEREAQNA; encoded by the coding sequence ATGGCGCACACTCCGGTCAACCACCCCCTGCGGCCGATCTACCGCGCCCTGGGCGCGCTGACCGGCGTCTACTTCATCGTCTTCGGGATCGTGGGGATCATCGTCAACGCCGGCGAGGGCCTCTTCGGCGCCGACGGCGGCCCGGTGCTGGGCCAGCAGGCCAACATGTTCTGGTCGATCGTCGCGCTGCTCGTCGGCGCGATCGTGCTGGTCGCCGCGGTGCTCGGGCGCAACTCCGACACCGTGGTGGACAAGTACTTCGGCTGGGGCCTGGTCGGCGTCGGCGCGTACGAGCTGGCGGTGCTGCGTACGGACGCCAACTTCCTCGACTTCAGCGTCGCGACGGTCATCGTCACCTGGCTCCTGGCCCTGGTGCTGATCATGGCCGGGCAGTACAGCAAGGTGGCGCCGCCGTCGCAGGCCGGTGCGCCCCGTCAGGAGCGCGAGGCGCAGAACGCCTGA
- the metG gene encoding methionine--tRNA ligase encodes MSHVLAAVAWPYANGPRHIGHVSGFGVPSDVFSRYMRMAGHDVLMVSGTDEHGTPIQVQADADGVTPRELADRYNRVIVEDLHGLGLSYDLFTRTTTRNHYAVVQELFTGLYENGYIVAKTTLGAISPSTGRTLPDRYIEGTCPICGYESARGDQCDNCGNQLDPEQLINPRSRINGETPEFVETEHFFLDLPAFAQALGKWLDTREGWRPNVLKFSKNLLEDLQPRAITRDLEWGVPIPLDGWRDRNDKRIYVWFDAVIGYLSASIEWARRSGDPEAWRKWWSDGDARGYYFMGKDNIVFHSVIWPSLLLGYSGEGDKGGKPGSLGALNLPTEVVSSEYLTMEGRKFSSSRKVVIYVRDFLERYDADALRYFIAAAGPESNDTDFTWAEFVRRNNDELVAGWGNLVNRSISMAAKNFGAIPEPGELTAEDRALLEVAEAGFATVGELIGKHRQKAAIGEAMKVVAEANKYLSDQAPWKLKDEASKPRMGTILHVALQVVSDANTLLTPFLPHSAQKVHELLGGTGVHAPMPSIVEVDDLDGGPAYPVLTGDYTEGAKWGSVPLVPGTPLAAPKPVFRKLDPSVVEEELERLGS; translated from the coding sequence ATGAGCCACGTTCTCGCCGCGGTCGCCTGGCCCTACGCCAACGGCCCGCGCCACATCGGTCATGTCTCCGGCTTCGGGGTTCCCTCCGACGTGTTCAGCCGGTACATGCGGATGGCCGGCCACGACGTGCTCATGGTGTCCGGCACCGACGAGCACGGCACGCCGATCCAGGTGCAGGCCGACGCCGACGGCGTGACGCCGCGTGAGCTCGCCGACCGCTACAACCGGGTGATCGTCGAGGACCTGCACGGGCTCGGCCTGTCGTACGACCTCTTCACCCGTACGACGACCCGCAACCATTACGCCGTCGTGCAGGAGCTCTTCACCGGCCTGTACGAGAACGGCTACATCGTCGCGAAGACCACGCTGGGCGCGATCTCCCCGTCCACCGGCCGCACGCTGCCCGACCGCTACATCGAGGGCACCTGCCCCATCTGCGGGTACGAGAGCGCCCGCGGCGACCAGTGCGACAACTGCGGCAACCAGCTCGACCCCGAGCAGCTGATCAACCCGCGCTCGCGGATCAACGGCGAGACGCCGGAGTTCGTGGAGACCGAGCACTTCTTCCTCGACCTGCCCGCGTTCGCCCAGGCGCTCGGCAAGTGGCTGGACACCCGCGAGGGCTGGCGCCCCAACGTGCTGAAGTTCTCCAAGAACCTGCTGGAGGACCTGCAGCCCCGGGCCATCACCCGCGACCTCGAATGGGGCGTACCGATCCCGCTCGACGGCTGGCGCGACCGCAACGACAAGCGGATCTACGTCTGGTTCGACGCGGTCATCGGCTACCTGTCGGCGTCGATCGAGTGGGCCCGCCGCTCGGGCGACCCGGAGGCGTGGCGCAAGTGGTGGTCCGACGGCGACGCCCGCGGCTACTACTTCATGGGCAAGGACAACATCGTCTTCCACTCGGTGATCTGGCCGTCGCTGCTGCTCGGCTACTCGGGCGAGGGCGACAAGGGCGGCAAGCCGGGTTCGCTGGGCGCGCTCAACCTGCCGACCGAGGTGGTCTCGAGCGAGTACCTGACGATGGAGGGCCGCAAGTTCTCGTCGTCCCGCAAGGTCGTCATCTACGTCCGCGACTTCCTGGAGCGGTACGACGCCGACGCGCTGCGCTACTTCATCGCGGCGGCCGGCCCGGAGTCCAACGACACGGACTTCACCTGGGCGGAGTTCGTCCGGCGCAACAACGACGAGCTGGTGGCGGGCTGGGGCAACCTGGTGAACCGCTCGATCTCGATGGCCGCCAAGAACTTCGGCGCGATCCCGGAGCCGGGCGAGCTGACCGCCGAGGACCGGGCGCTGCTCGAGGTCGCCGAGGCGGGCTTCGCGACGGTCGGCGAGCTGATCGGCAAGCACCGCCAGAAGGCCGCGATCGGCGAGGCGATGAAGGTGGTCGCGGAGGCCAACAAGTACCTGTCGGACCAGGCGCCCTGGAAGCTCAAGGATGAGGCGTCCAAGCCCCGGATGGGCACGATCCTGCACGTGGCGCTGCAGGTCGTCAGCGACGCCAACACGCTGCTGACGCCGTTCCTGCCGCACTCGGCGCAGAAGGTGCACGAGCTGCTGGGCGGCACGGGGGTGCACGCCCCGATGCCGTCGATCGTCGAGGTCGACGACCTGGACGGCGGCCCGGCCTACCCGGTGCTCACCGGCGACTACACCGAGGGCGCGAAGTGGGGCTCGGTGCCGCTGGTGCCCGGTACCCCGCTGGCGGCGCCGAAGCCGGTGTTCCGCAAGCTCGACCCGTCCGTCGTGGAGGAGGAGCTGGAGCGCCTCGGCTCCTGA
- a CDS encoding dolichyl-phosphate-mannose--protein mannosyltransferase translates to MTSATAETDTASPPPADDAPGTGAAAGASRVPAVVRRRLATLDNWLNPYSWMVTGVIVAIAAILRLVGITHPRGYIFDEVYYPTDAWDMLQHGVEWDEKNNGPAYVVHPPLGKWLIALGEKAFGNNELGWRFPAAVAGTLMILILIRVAYRLFHSVVLAGTAGLLMSLDGFQLVLSRTSLLDIFLGLFILMTFAALLLDRDHYRRRWLRALEEGYDPATAHSRPRIVPWWLLVGGMTFGLACGVKWSALFFAPFFALLVVVWRVQARRSAGVRRAIGPGLVGDLGYLLLSFLLTVIFYLATWTGWFVTNTGYFRHYRQANGLSEPPILGALLNLMHYHQEAYSFHSGLTDRHPYQSWPWQWLLLGRPVAFSWNGKGDCGAPSCAAEILLLGTPLLWWSFIPALGALLWFGIARRDWRAFAIGTGVVAGMLPWFYYAVADGRTMFAFYVLPALPFLILAVVYALGAIMTPPDGVATGAGRTDRQLVGTIVAGVYVLLVALCFAYFHPIFVGQLIPYEDWSSRMWLGNRWI, encoded by the coding sequence GTGACTTCGGCGACAGCTGAGACCGACACCGCGAGCCCGCCGCCCGCGGACGACGCCCCGGGTACGGGGGCGGCCGCCGGCGCGTCCCGCGTGCCCGCCGTCGTCCGCCGCCGCCTGGCGACCCTCGACAACTGGCTCAACCCGTACTCGTGGATGGTCACGGGCGTGATCGTGGCGATAGCGGCGATCCTGCGGCTGGTCGGGATCACCCACCCGAGGGGGTACATCTTCGACGAGGTGTACTACCCGACCGACGCGTGGGACATGTTGCAGCACGGCGTCGAGTGGGACGAGAAGAACAACGGTCCCGCGTACGTGGTGCACCCGCCGCTGGGCAAGTGGCTGATCGCGCTCGGCGAGAAGGCGTTCGGCAACAACGAGCTGGGCTGGCGCTTCCCGGCCGCGGTCGCCGGCACGCTGATGATCCTGATCCTCATCCGGGTCGCATACCGGCTGTTCCACTCGGTCGTGCTGGCCGGCACGGCGGGCCTGCTCATGTCGCTCGACGGCTTCCAGCTCGTGCTGTCGCGCACCTCGCTGCTCGACATCTTCCTCGGCCTCTTCATCCTGATGACGTTCGCCGCGCTGCTGCTGGACCGCGACCACTACCGGCGGCGATGGCTCCGGGCGCTGGAGGAGGGTTACGACCCCGCGACGGCGCACTCCCGGCCGCGGATCGTGCCCTGGTGGCTGCTCGTCGGCGGCATGACCTTCGGGCTCGCCTGCGGGGTGAAGTGGAGCGCGCTGTTCTTCGCGCCGTTCTTCGCGCTGCTCGTCGTCGTCTGGCGGGTGCAGGCGCGCCGCTCCGCCGGGGTGCGCCGCGCGATCGGCCCCGGGCTGGTGGGCGACCTGGGCTACCTGCTGCTCAGCTTCCTGCTCACGGTGATCTTCTACCTCGCCACGTGGACCGGCTGGTTCGTCACGAACACCGGCTACTTCCGGCACTACCGGCAGGCGAACGGGCTCAGCGAGCCGCCGATCCTGGGCGCGCTGCTCAACCTCATGCACTACCACCAGGAGGCGTACTCGTTCCACAGCGGGCTCACCGACCGGCACCCGTACCAGTCCTGGCCGTGGCAGTGGTTGCTGCTGGGCCGGCCGGTCGCCTTCTCGTGGAACGGCAAGGGCGACTGCGGCGCGCCGAGCTGCGCGGCCGAGATCCTGCTGCTGGGTACGCCGCTGCTGTGGTGGTCGTTCATCCCGGCGCTGGGCGCGCTGCTGTGGTTCGGCATCGCGCGCCGCGACTGGCGGGCCTTCGCCATCGGTACGGGCGTCGTGGCGGGCATGCTGCCGTGGTTCTACTACGCGGTGGCCGACGGCCGCACGATGTTCGCGTTCTACGTGCTGCCCGCGCTGCCGTTCCTGATCCTGGCGGTGGTCTACGCGCTCGGGGCCATCATGACCCCGCCCGACGGCGTGGCCACGGGCGCCGGTCGCACCGACCGCCAGCTCGTGGGCACCATCGTGGCGGGCGTGTACGTGCTGCTGGTGGCGCTGTGCTTCGCCTACTTCCATCCGATCTTCGTGGGGCAGCTGATCCCCTACGAGGACTGGTCGTCGCGGATGTGGCTGGGCAACCGCTGGATCTAG
- a CDS encoding 4-(cytidine 5'-diphospho)-2-C-methyl-D-erythritol kinase, whose translation MTEAWGPDDDKPRPSAGPVKVRVPAKINLHLGVGPVRPDGFHELNTVYHAISLFDELTARRGDTLALTMEGEGAGELALDESNLIIRAARALAHAARVPAHARLHLRKSIPLAGGLAGGSADAAATLLACDLLWGTGFTKDELAEIGAELGSDVPFLLHGGTALGTGHGEVVNPVLARPTTWHWVVAIADGGLSTPAVYRELDRLRGPAGQPAALNSPDELMAALRQRRPEVLGAALANDLQAAALSLRPALADVLKAGEQAGAVAGIVSGSGPTCVFLATDGGHAQHVAAELSASGVCRTAVPARGPMPGARAT comes from the coding sequence GTGACGGAGGCGTGGGGTCCGGACGACGACAAGCCGCGCCCGTCCGCGGGCCCGGTCAAGGTACGGGTGCCAGCCAAGATCAACCTGCATCTGGGGGTCGGCCCGGTCCGGCCCGACGGCTTCCACGAGCTGAACACCGTCTACCACGCGATCAGCCTCTTCGACGAGCTGACCGCGCGCCGCGGCGACACCCTCGCGCTGACCATGGAGGGCGAGGGCGCCGGCGAGCTGGCGCTGGACGAGAGCAACCTGATCATCCGGGCGGCCCGGGCGCTGGCCCACGCGGCCCGGGTCCCCGCCCACGCGCGCCTGCACCTGCGCAAGTCCATCCCGCTGGCCGGCGGCCTCGCCGGTGGCAGCGCGGACGCCGCGGCCACTCTGCTCGCCTGCGACCTGCTGTGGGGGACCGGCTTCACCAAGGACGAGCTCGCGGAGATCGGCGCGGAGCTGGGCTCCGACGTGCCGTTTCTGCTGCACGGCGGCACCGCCCTGGGCACCGGGCACGGCGAGGTGGTCAACCCGGTCCTGGCCCGCCCGACGACCTGGCACTGGGTGGTGGCGATCGCCGACGGCGGGCTGTCCACCCCGGCGGTCTACCGGGAGCTCGACCGGCTGCGCGGCCCGGCCGGTCAGCCGGCGGCGCTGAACAGCCCCGACGAGCTGATGGCCGCCCTGCGCCAGCGCAGGCCCGAGGTGCTGGGCGCGGCGCTCGCGAACGACCTGCAGGCCGCGGCGCTGTCGCTGCGGCCGGCGCTGGCCGACGTGCTGAAGGCGGGCGAGCAGGCCGGCGCGGTCGCGGGCATCGTCTCGGGCTCCGGGCCGACCTGCGTGTTCCTCGCCACCGACGGCGGACACGCGCAGCACGTGGCCGCGGAACTGTCCGCGTCCGGCGTCTGCCGGACGGCCGTGCCCGCCCGCGGACCGATGCCGGGCGCCCGCGCCACCTGA
- a CDS encoding TatD family hydrolase translates to MNTQPSESRKQRSARRAGEFPPAPEPLVVPVFDSHTHLDITIQEAGVPGLEAGGDPVETLITVAAKAGVDRLVQVGVDVASSRWGAELAARHPSVLATVALHPNEAPGLADLDEALREIEALAGEPRVRGLGETGLDTFRTGEEGRAAQEASFRAHIAIAKRHGKALVIHDRDAHRDVLRVLDEEGAPETVVLHCFSGDADFAAECVRRGYYLSFAGTVTFASAGSLREAAALTPPEQMLVETDAPFLTPVPYRGRPNASYLVPVTVRALVGITGRDLDELCAAISANGERVFGSWR, encoded by the coding sequence ATGAACACGCAACCGTCCGAGTCCCGCAAGCAGCGCTCCGCCCGGCGTGCCGGTGAGTTCCCGCCCGCGCCCGAGCCGCTGGTCGTGCCGGTGTTCGACAGCCACACGCACCTCGACATCACGATCCAGGAGGCCGGCGTGCCCGGTCTCGAGGCCGGCGGCGATCCCGTCGAGACCTTGATCACCGTGGCCGCGAAGGCGGGGGTGGACCGGCTCGTGCAGGTCGGCGTCGACGTCGCCTCGTCGCGGTGGGGCGCGGAGCTCGCCGCCCGGCACCCCTCGGTGCTCGCCACGGTCGCGCTGCACCCCAACGAGGCGCCGGGGCTCGCCGACCTGGACGAGGCGCTGCGCGAGATCGAAGCCCTGGCGGGCGAGCCGCGGGTGCGCGGGCTGGGCGAGACGGGTCTGGACACCTTCCGTACGGGCGAGGAGGGCCGCGCCGCTCAGGAGGCGAGTTTCCGCGCGCACATCGCCATCGCCAAGCGGCACGGCAAGGCGCTGGTCATCCACGACCGCGACGCCCACCGGGACGTGCTGCGGGTGCTGGACGAGGAGGGCGCGCCGGAGACCGTCGTGCTGCACTGCTTCTCCGGCGACGCCGACTTCGCGGCTGAGTGCGTACGGCGGGGGTACTACCTGAGCTTCGCGGGCACGGTCACGTTCGCCAGCGCGGGTTCGCTGCGGGAGGCCGCAGCGCTCACTCCCCCGGAGCAGATGCTGGTGGAGACCGACGCGCCGTTCCTCACGCCGGTGCCGTACCGGGGGCGGCCGAACGCGTCGTACCTCGTTCCGGTGACCGTACGGGCGCTCGTCGGCATCACCGGGCGGGATCTCGACGAGCTCTGCGCGGCGATCTCCGCCAACGGGGAGCGCGTGTTCGGCTCCTGGCGCTAG
- a CDS encoding ABC-F family ATP-binding cassette domain-containing protein, producing the protein MANIVNLDRVNKGYGAAGQLLTDVSLGLDDDARVGIVGLNGAGKSTLLRMLAKAEEPDSGRVTHRRDVRVAALPQNLTLAQDATVRDVVLGTAWLAEGMGAEHEWAGDSGVREILEGLGMGYLGLESPVGPMSGGERRRVALAALLVRESDLLILDEPTNHLDVAGVDWLARYLLGRRGALVVVTHDRWFLDAVCTATWEVVDEQVHTYEGGYAAWTLARAERQRVAAAVEARRQNLLRKEIAWLRRGPPARTSKPQFRIDAANALIADVPPVRDKVSLQRLATSRLGKQVYDLEGVTLKAGPKPILDDLTWQVGPGDRIAILGANGAGKTTLLRLLAGVSTPDGGRLVTGSTVRAAFLSQELKELPGHLRLLEAVEEVAKRVKLGDRELSAGQLAEVFGFTDKRIWTPVSDLSGGERRRLQMLRLLATEPNVLLLDEPTNDLDTDTLASLEDLLDSWPGTMVVASHDRYLVERVTDTAYGMFGDGRLVHLPGGIDEYLARAAGTPVTSVLPATAAPVRAESSGMSAAELRAAKKDLGRLERQLAKLEDRIVKINEGLAEHGSDYDKIMELDAQLKAVQAERAQVEEAWLELAEQVPEA; encoded by the coding sequence GTGGCCAACATCGTCAATCTGGACCGGGTCAACAAGGGTTACGGCGCCGCCGGTCAGCTGCTCACCGACGTCTCCCTCGGGCTGGACGACGACGCCCGGGTCGGCATCGTCGGCCTCAACGGCGCCGGGAAGTCGACCCTGCTGCGGATGCTCGCCAAGGCGGAGGAGCCCGATTCCGGGCGCGTCACGCACCGGCGGGACGTGCGAGTCGCCGCCCTCCCACAGAATCTCACGCTGGCGCAGGATGCCACCGTCCGCGACGTCGTGCTGGGCACCGCCTGGCTCGCCGAGGGGATGGGCGCCGAGCACGAGTGGGCCGGCGACTCCGGCGTACGCGAGATCCTCGAGGGCCTGGGCATGGGGTATCTCGGGCTCGAGTCCCCGGTCGGGCCGATGTCCGGTGGCGAACGCCGCCGGGTCGCCCTGGCCGCGCTGCTGGTCCGCGAGTCCGACCTGCTGATCCTCGACGAGCCCACCAACCATCTGGACGTGGCCGGCGTGGACTGGCTGGCCCGCTACCTGCTCGGCCGGCGCGGCGCGCTGGTGGTCGTCACCCACGACCGCTGGTTCCTCGACGCCGTCTGCACCGCGACCTGGGAGGTCGTGGACGAGCAGGTGCACACGTACGAGGGCGGCTATGCGGCCTGGACCCTCGCCCGGGCGGAACGGCAGCGGGTCGCCGCGGCCGTCGAGGCGCGCCGGCAGAACCTGCTGCGCAAGGAGATCGCGTGGCTGCGCCGGGGGCCGCCCGCGCGCACGTCGAAGCCGCAGTTCCGCATCGACGCGGCCAACGCGCTGATCGCGGACGTGCCGCCGGTCCGCGACAAGGTGAGCCTGCAGCGGCTCGCGACCAGCCGGCTGGGCAAGCAGGTGTACGACCTCGAGGGCGTGACGCTCAAGGCCGGCCCGAAGCCGATCCTGGACGACCTGACCTGGCAGGTGGGGCCCGGCGACCGGATCGCGATCCTCGGCGCCAACGGCGCGGGCAAGACCACGCTGCTGCGCCTGCTCGCCGGGGTCAGCACCCCGGACGGCGGGCGGCTGGTCACGGGTTCGACCGTACGGGCGGCCTTCCTGTCCCAGGAGCTCAAGGAGCTGCCGGGGCACCTGCGGCTGCTCGAGGCCGTCGAGGAAGTGGCCAAGCGGGTCAAGCTGGGCGACCGGGAGTTGTCGGCGGGGCAGCTCGCCGAGGTGTTCGGCTTCACCGACAAGCGCATCTGGACGCCGGTGAGCGACCTGTCCGGCGGTGAGCGGCGGCGGCTGCAGATGCTGCGCCTGCTCGCCACCGAGCCGAACGTGCTGCTGCTCGACGAGCCGACCAACGACCTGGACACCGACACCCTCGCCTCGCTGGAGGACCTGCTCGACTCGTGGCCGGGCACGATGGTGGTGGCCAGCCACGACCGCTACCTGGTGGAACGGGTCACCGACACCGCGTACGGGATGTTCGGCGACGGCCGGCTGGTGCACCTGCCCGGCGGCATCGACGAGTATCTGGCGCGCGCGGCCGGCACCCCCGTGACCTCCGTGTTGCCGGCCACCGCGGCGCCGGTGCGGGCCGAGAGCAGCGGGATGTCGGCGGCGGAGCTGCGGGCGGCGAAGAAGGACCTGGGCCGGCTGGAGCGGCAGCTCGCCAAGCTCGAGGACCGGATCGTGAAGATCAACGAGGGGCTGGCCGAGCACGGCAGCGACTACGACAAGATCATGGAGCTGGACGCACAGCTGAAGGCCGTGCAGGCGGAGCGGGCCCAGGTCGAGGAGGCCTGGCTGGAGCTGGCCGAACAGGTGCCCGAAGCTTGA
- the rsmI gene encoding 16S rRNA (cytidine(1402)-2'-O)-methyltransferase produces the protein MDENGTGRVVLVGAPLGNVGDASVRLREVLASADVVAAEDTRRLTRLARDLGVTVNGRIVSYFEGNEERRTPDLVEALRGGAVVAVVTDGGMPSVSDPGYRLVRAALDAGFPVTAAPGPSAVTTALALSGLPSDRFCFEGFLPRTGSGRRSRLRELAAEPRTLVFFEAPHRITGMLQDLAGTFGEAREAAVCRELTKTYEEIRRGPLGELATWSAEAGPRGEITVVVAGAPAGPAERPADEELRAAVARRETAGESRRDAIQAVADAYGLRKREVYALVHAAQ, from the coding sequence GTGGACGAGAACGGTACGGGCCGGGTCGTGCTGGTCGGCGCGCCGCTGGGCAACGTGGGCGACGCCTCCGTACGGCTGCGCGAGGTGCTCGCGAGCGCCGACGTGGTCGCGGCCGAGGACACCCGGCGCCTGACCCGGCTGGCCCGCGACCTCGGCGTCACCGTGAACGGGCGGATCGTGTCGTACTTCGAGGGCAACGAGGAGCGGCGTACGCCCGATCTGGTCGAGGCTCTGCGCGGCGGAGCGGTCGTCGCCGTCGTCACCGACGGCGGCATGCCCAGCGTGTCGGACCCGGGATACCGGCTGGTCCGCGCGGCCCTGGACGCCGGTTTCCCGGTCACCGCCGCGCCCGGCCCGAGCGCCGTGACGACCGCGCTGGCCCTCTCCGGGCTGCCCAGCGACCGGTTCTGCTTCGAGGGCTTCCTGCCGCGCACCGGTTCCGGGCGCCGGTCACGGTTGCGCGAGCTGGCCGCCGAGCCCCGCACGCTGGTCTTCTTCGAGGCGCCGCACCGGATCACCGGGATGCTGCAGGACCTGGCCGGCACGTTCGGCGAGGCGCGCGAGGCCGCCGTCTGCCGCGAGCTGACGAAGACGTACGAGGAGATTCGCCGCGGCCCGCTCGGCGAGCTCGCGACCTGGTCGGCGGAGGCCGGGCCGCGCGGCGAGATCACCGTCGTGGTGGCGGGCGCGCCGGCCGGACCGGCCGAACGCCCGGCCGACGAGGAGCTCCGCGCGGCGGTCGCCCGGCGCGAGACCGCCGGCGAGTCCCGCCGGGATGCCATCCAGGCCGTCGCCGACGCGTACGGCCTGCGCAAACGCGAGGTGTACGCGCTGGTGCACGCCGCTCAGTAG